One window from the genome of Coleofasciculus sp. FACHB-T130 encodes:
- a CDS encoding NINE protein codes for MKNVSTAYVLWLACFLSPPIAGMHRLYNGKIGTGLLWLFTWGLFGVGQFVDLFLIPGMVEEHNAKLQDRLGVSSTGVPLSPPAIALTKQELTRDQLMVKLVKAAAARGGKLSVTQAVMDTGVSFAKAEATLKEMLKSGYVMVDNHPETGIVIYEFIEL; via the coding sequence ATGAAGAACGTCTCGACTGCCTATGTTCTTTGGCTAGCCTGTTTTTTGTCCCCACCGATAGCGGGGATGCATCGCCTGTACAATGGCAAGATTGGCACGGGGCTGCTGTGGCTGTTTACGTGGGGTTTGTTTGGGGTCGGACAGTTCGTGGATTTATTTCTGATTCCCGGCATGGTGGAGGAACATAATGCCAAGCTTCAAGACCGCTTGGGGGTATCCTCCACGGGCGTGCCTCTATCGCCACCTGCGATCGCACTTACCAAGCAGGAGCTTACCCGCGATCAACTAATGGTTAAACTTGTAAAAGCCGCTGCTGCTAGAGGTGGCAAACTTTCCGTTACCCAAGCGGTGATGGATACAGGTGTAAGCTTTGCCAAGGCAGAAGCCACTTTGAAAGAAATGCTCAAAAGTGGCTACGTCATGGTTGATAATCACCCAGAAACTGGCATTGTCATTTATGAATTTATCGAGTTGTAA
- a CDS encoding DUF2996 domain-containing protein, translating into MAEETNHNDAGEVAPSTVDKQAPSVSEENAPSTDSDVATDIPTANAPAPEAVNPEVNPNATGEKSSTEASTPDDSAQVQTDVKKTAQASKEDKPTGAKAAKADKPEAAKAAKKDESPEGDKPAAKAAKKEKAPAVEDKPFVEFIQQDYLPALKTALEKKGVQNLELKFDKKPLQEISECWQVNGSWQGGKRNFNLYFPEEDIQKQRAFSCFEGSKPSIIEPFLCDERKITLDLMVFGVTQRLNAQKWLERN; encoded by the coding sequence ATGGCAGAAGAAACGAATCACAATGACGCCGGAGAGGTGGCTCCTAGCACTGTTGACAAGCAGGCTCCTAGTGTTTCTGAAGAAAATGCTCCCAGTACGGATTCTGACGTAGCAACCGACATTCCTACAGCAAACGCACCCGCTCCAGAAGCTGTGAATCCGGAGGTGAATCCGAATGCGACTGGAGAAAAATCTTCGACAGAGGCATCAACCCCAGATGACTCGGCTCAGGTTCAAACAGATGTTAAAAAAACAGCTCAAGCATCTAAAGAGGATAAGCCAACGGGTGCCAAAGCTGCTAAAGCAGATAAGCCAGAAGCTGCCAAAGCTGCTAAAAAGGACGAGTCGCCAGAAGGGGATAAGCCAGCTGCTAAAGCGGCTAAAAAAGAGAAGGCACCTGCGGTAGAAGACAAGCCTTTTGTTGAGTTTATTCAACAAGACTATTTACCAGCTTTGAAAACAGCACTTGAAAAAAAGGGCGTCCAAAATTTAGAGCTGAAATTTGACAAGAAACCGCTTCAAGAAATCTCAGAATGCTGGCAAGTCAACGGGAGCTGGCAAGGGGGAAAGCGGAACTTTAACCTTTATTTTCCCGAAGAAGACATCCAAAAACAAAGAGCTTTTTCCTGTTTTGAAGGCTCTAAACCTAGTATCATTGAGCCTTTTTTGTGCGATGAGCGCAAGATCACGCTGGATTTAATGGTGTTTGGCGTGACGCAGCGGTTGAATGCTCAAAAGTGGCTGGAAAGAAATTAG
- a CDS encoding MoaD/ThiS family protein, with protein sequence MTVKVLVPTPLQKLTNNQATIEGSGSTIGELLESLEQSYPGIKVRLCDEKGEPRRFVNFYVNSEDIRFLDGTQTPLSEGDEVSIVAAQAGG encoded by the coding sequence ATGACAGTCAAAGTTCTCGTTCCGACTCCTCTCCAGAAACTTACCAACAATCAAGCCACCATTGAAGGCAGCGGCAGTACGATTGGTGAACTGCTCGAATCCTTAGAGCAAAGCTATCCTGGCATCAAAGTGCGTTTGTGCGATGAAAAGGGCGAACCCCGCAGATTTGTGAATTTCTACGTCAACAGCGAAGACATCCGCTTTTTGGATGGAACTCAGACACCGCTGAGCGAAGGTGATGAGGTAAGCATTGTGGCAGCGCAGGCGGGAGGCTGA
- a CDS encoding rhomboid family intramembrane serine protease: MIPIADNIPSRSKPIVNYALIGINVALFLWELKLELAGKLSAFIQHWGIVPARISAVISDALSGENPAAWVALLMFSASLFWAMFLHSSFGQILGNLLFLFVFGKSVENLLGHRWFLLLYLLGGILTGIVQVWLDSTLTMPLIGANGAIASVLGAYFLSFPQSKIDTILPLVIVFIPIELPALFYLFWWFIQQMFYGIGSLNISGGVNPVGVGYWAHGVGLAIGAILVLLLKRSIDKKRTPEAQRTHKN, translated from the coding sequence ATGATTCCTATTGCTGATAACATCCCCAGTCGCAGCAAACCGATTGTTAATTACGCCCTGATCGGAATCAATGTTGCTTTGTTTCTGTGGGAGCTAAAACTAGAGCTTGCAGGTAAGCTGAGCGCCTTTATCCAACACTGGGGGATCGTTCCGGCCCGAATTAGTGCGGTGATTTCAGATGCTCTCAGTGGAGAAAATCCAGCCGCGTGGGTTGCCTTGCTGATGTTTTCTGCTTCCCTGTTTTGGGCGATGTTTCTTCACAGCAGCTTTGGTCAAATTTTAGGGAATCTCCTATTCTTATTTGTTTTTGGCAAGAGTGTGGAGAATCTTCTCGGACATCGGTGGTTTCTGCTACTTTACTTGCTGGGCGGCATTTTGACGGGCATCGTACAAGTTTGGTTGGACTCTACTTTGACGATGCCCTTAATTGGAGCAAATGGCGCGATCGCATCTGTCCTCGGAGCCTATTTTCTGAGTTTTCCTCAGTCAAAAATTGATACCATTTTGCCCCTGGTAATTGTGTTTATCCCCATTGAACTGCCAGCTTTGTTTTATCTATTCTGGTGGTTTATTCAGCAGATGTTTTATGGAATCGGTAGCTTAAATATTTCCGGTGGCGTCAATCCCGTGGGCGTTGGGTATTGGGCACATGGTGTAGGATTAGCAATTGGTGCCATTCTCGTGTTGCTGTTAAAAAGAAGTATCGATAAAAAACGAACCCCTGAGGCGCAGAGAACTCATAAGAATTAG
- a CDS encoding MoaD/ThiS family protein: MSTEAIAITVKLFAAYQEAYGVSELVLKIPPNTDVSAILDKFASEHPELDKWRQVTRFGVNFQFVEPDTILHDGDEVVLIPPVSGG; encoded by the coding sequence ATGTCCACTGAAGCGATCGCGATTACCGTCAAATTATTCGCTGCCTATCAAGAAGCCTATGGCGTTTCGGAACTGGTGCTGAAAATCCCTCCAAATACAGATGTTTCAGCGATATTAGATAAATTTGCTTCCGAACATCCAGAACTTGACAAATGGCGTCAAGTTACTCGCTTTGGCGTTAATTTTCAATTCGTCGAGCCAGACACGATTCTGCATGATGGGGATGAAGTCGTGCTGATTCCCCCTGTTAGCGGTGGCTAG
- a CDS encoding bifunctional serine/threonine-protein kinase/ABC transporter substrate-binding protein — protein sequence MFAVSYCINPNCRNFNEPGNQSTCPDCGSESLVEGRYRVIQRLGKGGFGQTFEVEDVRREGIKKVLKILLTDYEKAICLFQREAEVLKKLNHQGIPKVEADGYFQLCHLKSEKPLHCLVMEKIEGINLKEWLSSRNHQPISQKQAIAWLKQLAEILQQVHQSNYFHRDIKPSNIMLRPDNQLVLIDFGAVREATETYLHKLAGRDGTAIISHGYTPPEQADGRAVSKSDFYALGRTFVHLLTGIHPHDLPENPQTGQLNWRNSAPQISLELATLINDLMAPFAGNRPENAQEIVQRLEEIETQINNHRRTRSPDDTLTLLPEGNCSDEEVTRSINSGNLRLVLIWVVSAILLTGLGIIIYALVKPPKACDSNLADNVSCGEEVLVPSLKGALKQKGVQKFASGQYAEAVGLLEKARSEQPSDPEILIYLNNARLMDKKEKAYTIAVAAPITNNPNRALEILRGAAQVQNEINQGQRISGKGLKVVIADDANNPAKAKQIAESLVLKKDILAVIGHYASEVTLGAIAIYQQHGLVLISPGSTSEDLSEWSQKSEHVFFRTVPSNRVNAQALASYMIQANQRTAAVFYSGTSNYSKSIRDQFHVSFPASRGRVRADFELCKKDFNAVEAINQAQAKGATTLVFLPDGQTCPFSFQNVLAVIKANQGRYPMVGAWAVYSSEILQIDPKYVVGRLVVTVPWHSLSSPNPTFPKESKQLWKAEVSGLTATTYDAARALITALAKKPQPNRSDVRQALSAPDFRANGAMGIISFRGGDPNEPIFTLVKVVPSNCSLYGFKFVPVDYPPDKLKEIERGCKN from the coding sequence GTGTTTGCCGTGAGTTATTGCATCAATCCTAACTGCCGCAATTTCAACGAACCTGGTAATCAAAGCACTTGTCCTGACTGTGGCTCTGAAAGTTTAGTAGAAGGGCGCTATCGGGTCATCCAACGTTTGGGCAAAGGAGGCTTTGGTCAAACCTTTGAGGTGGAGGACGTGCGTCGGGAAGGTATAAAAAAAGTCCTAAAAATTTTGCTTACTGATTATGAGAAGGCAATCTGCCTATTCCAGCGGGAAGCCGAAGTTCTAAAGAAGTTGAATCATCAAGGGATTCCCAAAGTAGAGGCAGATGGATACTTCCAGTTATGTCATCTAAAGAGCGAAAAGCCCTTGCACTGCTTGGTGATGGAGAAAATTGAGGGGATCAACTTAAAAGAATGGTTGAGCAGCCGGAACCATCAACCCATCAGCCAAAAGCAAGCGATCGCTTGGTTGAAACAACTGGCAGAAATCTTACAGCAAGTTCATCAAAGCAACTATTTTCACCGGGATATTAAGCCGTCTAACATTATGCTGCGACCTGATAATCAACTGGTGTTGATTGATTTTGGTGCAGTCCGGGAAGCTACGGAAACCTACTTGCACAAATTAGCCGGAAGAGATGGCACAGCAATAATTTCCCACGGCTATACACCCCCAGAACAAGCCGATGGTAGAGCTGTTTCCAAATCTGATTTCTATGCTTTGGGACGCACCTTCGTTCATTTGCTGACAGGCATACATCCCCATGACCTTCCTGAAAACCCTCAAACAGGTCAGTTGAATTGGCGAAACAGTGCCCCACAGATTTCACTAGAGTTGGCAACTTTAATTAATGACCTGATGGCCCCTTTCGCAGGGAATCGACCTGAAAATGCCCAAGAAATTGTGCAACGTTTAGAGGAAATTGAGACGCAAATCAACAATCATCGGCGGACACGATCTCCCGACGACACGCTTACTTTGCTTCCTGAAGGCAATTGTTCAGACGAAGAAGTTACCAGGAGTATCAACTCAGGCAATTTAAGGCTTGTACTCATTTGGGTCGTGAGTGCAATTCTCTTGACAGGACTCGGAATAATTATTTATGCGCTCGTGAAACCGCCGAAGGCTTGTGATTCCAATCTTGCAGACAATGTCAGTTGTGGAGAAGAAGTTTTAGTTCCCAGTTTGAAAGGCGCTCTCAAGCAAAAAGGCGTGCAAAAATTTGCCAGCGGTCAATATGCTGAGGCTGTTGGTTTATTAGAGAAGGCACGGAGCGAACAGCCAAGCGACCCGGAAATTTTGATTTACCTGAATAATGCTCGATTGATGGATAAAAAGGAAAAGGCATACACGATTGCTGTTGCCGCTCCGATAACCAACAATCCAAACAGAGCGTTGGAAATTCTGCGAGGAGCTGCCCAAGTCCAAAATGAAATCAATCAGGGTCAAAGGATTAGTGGTAAAGGGCTGAAAGTAGTCATCGCAGATGATGCCAATAATCCTGCCAAAGCTAAACAAATTGCCGAGTCATTGGTGTTGAAAAAGGACATTTTAGCGGTCATTGGTCACTATGCCAGCGAAGTGACACTGGGAGCGATCGCAATTTATCAACAGCACGGGTTGGTATTAATTTCTCCAGGTAGCACCTCGGAAGACCTCTCAGAGTGGAGCCAAAAGAGCGAACACGTTTTCTTTCGCACTGTACCCAGTAATCGCGTGAATGCCCAGGCTTTGGCTAGCTACATGATCCAAGCCAATCAGCGAACAGCCGCAGTCTTTTACTCTGGCACAAGTAATTACAGCAAATCTATCCGAGATCAATTTCACGTTAGCTTCCCCGCAAGTAGAGGACGGGTAAGAGCAGATTTTGAACTGTGCAAAAAGGACTTCAATGCTGTTGAGGCGATTAACCAAGCACAAGCAAAAGGAGCGACTACGCTGGTCTTCCTTCCGGATGGTCAGACCTGTCCTTTTTCCTTTCAGAATGTCTTAGCGGTGATTAAGGCAAATCAGGGTCGTTATCCGATGGTGGGAGCATGGGCTGTTTACAGTTCTGAGATTCTACAAATCGACCCTAAATATGTAGTCGGTCGCCTAGTAGTAACAGTCCCTTGGCATTCCTTGAGCAGCCCCAATCCAACGTTTCCCAAAGAATCTAAGCAGTTATGGAAAGCGGAAGTGAGTGGGCTGACCGCTACGACTTATGATGCAGCTCGTGCGTTAATAACGGCTTTAGCAAAAAAACCTCAACCGAATCGTTCTGACGTGCGGCAGGCTTTATCGGCTCCCGACTTTCGAGCCAATGGTGCAATGGGGATAATTAGTTTTCGCGGTGGAGATCCCAATGAGCCGATTTTTACATTGGTCAAAGTCGTGCCGTCTAACTGCTCGCTTTATGGTTTTAAGTTTGTACCTGTAGACTATCCCCCAGATAAACTTAAGGAAATAGAGCGCGGTTGCAAAAACTAA
- the hemW gene encoding radical SAM family heme chaperone HemW: MVLNYLIPDAKNINLGIPSSAYLHIPFCRRRCFYCDFPVSVVGDRKTGKNSGTIEQYVEVLCQEIEVTPVQGNSLKTVFFGGGTPSLLSVQQLKQILTQLDAGFGIATDAEISMEMDPGTFDSQQLQGYRSVGVNRISLGVQAFQPELLQVCGRSHGVSDIFAAVELVRKVGVPEFSLDLISGLPHQTLEQWQESLETAVAIAPTHISIYDLQVEPVTAFGRQYQPGAKPLPTDEMAAEMYRLAQQVLTSAGYEHYEISNYAKPGHQCRHNRVYWENRPYYAFGMGAASHLQGCRFTRPRKTREYYEWVQQIVKAGGVWDCPQTLTSEVLLETLMLGLRLAEGLSLSTLSEQFGKQTLQQIWTCLQSYYQQGWVEIVGESGEAIALDAQKLPPKGRLRLTDPEGFLFSNVILADLFSELG; the protein is encoded by the coding sequence ATGGTCTTAAATTATTTAATCCCGGACGCAAAAAATATTAATTTGGGTATCCCCAGCTCTGCTTATCTCCACATTCCATTTTGTAGACGCCGGTGCTTTTACTGTGATTTTCCAGTGTCTGTGGTAGGGGATCGCAAGACTGGTAAGAACTCTGGCACAATTGAGCAGTATGTTGAGGTATTGTGCCAAGAAATTGAAGTTACACCAGTACAAGGAAATTCCCTAAAAACAGTTTTTTTTGGAGGTGGTACTCCTTCGTTGTTATCGGTGCAACAACTCAAGCAAATTTTGACTCAACTTGATGCTGGTTTTGGTATTGCCACCGATGCTGAAATTTCGATGGAGATGGACCCTGGCACCTTTGACTCGCAACAACTTCAAGGCTACCGCTCAGTTGGAGTGAATCGAATCAGTCTGGGGGTACAGGCGTTTCAGCCAGAACTATTGCAAGTGTGCGGGCGATCGCATGGTGTCTCTGATATCTTTGCAGCTGTGGAGCTAGTTCGCAAAGTGGGGGTTCCCGAATTCAGCTTGGATTTGATTTCTGGGTTGCCGCATCAGACGTTGGAACAGTGGCAGGAATCTCTAGAAACCGCAGTAGCGATCGCGCCCACTCATATTTCAATCTACGATCTCCAAGTCGAACCCGTTACTGCCTTTGGGCGTCAATATCAACCCGGTGCCAAACCGCTTCCCACCGATGAAATGGCTGCCGAGATGTACCGACTAGCGCAGCAAGTTCTCACCAGTGCCGGTTATGAGCATTATGAGATTTCTAATTATGCCAAACCCGGTCATCAATGCCGCCACAATCGAGTTTACTGGGAAAATCGCCCCTACTATGCCTTTGGCATGGGTGCCGCCAGTCATTTGCAAGGGTGCCGGTTCACCCGTCCCCGCAAAACACGGGAATATTACGAATGGGTGCAACAGATAGTCAAAGCAGGTGGCGTCTGGGATTGTCCTCAAACATTGACATCTGAAGTATTGTTGGAAACATTGATGCTGGGCTTGCGTCTAGCAGAGGGCCTTAGTTTATCAACCTTATCCGAACAGTTTGGCAAACAGACGCTGCAACAAATTTGGACGTGTTTGCAATCCTACTACCAGCAAGGTTGGGTAGAAATTGTTGGCGAAAGCGGGGAAGCGATCGCACTTGACGCCCAGAAACTCCCACCAAAGGGACGATTGAGATTAACCGATCCGGAAGGTTTTTTATTTTCTAATGTAATTTTGGCGGATTTGTTTAGCGAACTAGGATAA
- a CDS encoding PIN/TRAM domain-containing protein — MLDAIIIILFILAAAGIGFDAIELLPSGALHQVSNQDALRWVFAGFAALVGGAAGLLVQTTYRRLEKRVREMPIEVILTRAVGLVIGLLVANLMLAPVFLLPMPFDFAFIKPLVAILGSVMFSYLGVTLADTHGRSFLRLISPHSVETMLVAEGTLKPASTKVLDTSCIIDGRIEELLNTGFIEGQILVPQFVLQELQQLADGSNDLKRVRGRRGLDILNQMKDAYSERIVIHSADYDEIPKVDAKLVRLTQEINGTLLTNDYNLSKVATLQKVPVLNINDLAQAIRAIYLPGDSLDIKIIKGGKEPAQGVGYLDDGTMVVVEDGRDYMGGEIRVVVTSALQTSAGRMIFARPQASVVA, encoded by the coding sequence ATGCTTGACGCAATCATTATTATTTTATTCATCCTAGCAGCGGCGGGAATCGGGTTCGACGCGATTGAATTACTGCCTAGCGGTGCCCTACATCAAGTCAGCAATCAGGACGCTTTACGCTGGGTCTTCGCCGGGTTTGCCGCCCTGGTTGGGGGCGCTGCCGGTTTGCTCGTGCAGACGACCTATCGACGCTTGGAAAAGAGAGTCCGGGAAATGCCGATCGAGGTCATTTTGACCAGAGCTGTCGGTTTGGTGATTGGCTTATTAGTTGCCAACTTGATGCTGGCACCCGTTTTCTTACTACCAATGCCCTTCGATTTTGCTTTTATTAAGCCTCTTGTTGCCATTTTAGGCAGTGTCATGTTTTCCTACTTGGGAGTGACTTTAGCGGATACCCACGGTCGTTCCTTCTTGAGGCTGATTAGTCCCCACAGCGTGGAAACGATGTTGGTGGCAGAAGGAACCCTCAAACCTGCCTCGACCAAGGTTTTAGACACCAGCTGCATCATCGATGGTCGCATTGAAGAACTGCTAAACACTGGCTTTATCGAAGGTCAAATCCTCGTACCCCAGTTTGTCTTGCAGGAACTGCAACAACTGGCAGATGGTTCCAACGATCTGAAGCGAGTTCGGGGACGGCGAGGGCTAGATATCCTGAACCAGATGAAGGATGCTTACTCAGAACGGATTGTAATCCACTCCGCCGATTACGATGAAATTCCCAAGGTGGATGCGAAGTTAGTCCGGTTGACGCAAGAAATCAACGGCACTTTGCTCACCAACGACTACAACTTGAGTAAGGTTGCTACTTTGCAGAAAGTGCCGGTGCTGAATATTAACGATTTGGCTCAGGCAATTCGGGCAATTTATCTGCCTGGTGATAGCTTGGATATCAAAATTATCAAGGGTGGCAAGGAACCAGCTCAGGGCGTCGGCTACCTGGATGATGGCACAATGGTGGTTGTGGAAGACGGGCGCGACTACATGGGTGGTGAAATCCGAGTGGTTGTAACCAGTGCCTTGCAGACTTCGGCGGGGCGAATGATTTTTGCTCGCCCTCAAGCGTCTGTTGTGGCTTGA
- a CDS encoding late competence development ComFB family protein yields MQPNQVLTYCNVMELLVAQEVHRQLQQLPPKLVNYINPAHAIAYALNRLPALYATSPRGWYLQQQRAKAKLAPQIIVAVGQALAAVQQDSLNMVNSLPSAENAENLEESASDVDVEQAKSSDFSLSWVRSLFGLGGIHKADGRRSR; encoded by the coding sequence ATGCAACCGAATCAAGTTCTAACCTACTGCAATGTCATGGAACTGTTAGTTGCTCAGGAAGTACACCGACAACTTCAGCAGTTACCGCCAAAGTTGGTCAACTATATCAATCCAGCCCATGCGATCGCTTACGCCCTGAATCGTCTGCCAGCCCTGTATGCGACCAGTCCCAGAGGATGGTATCTACAACAGCAACGGGCTAAAGCTAAGTTAGCACCTCAGATTATCGTGGCGGTGGGTCAAGCATTGGCGGCGGTGCAACAAGATTCCTTGAACATGGTAAATTCTCTCCCTTCCGCAGAAAACGCCGAAAACCTCGAAGAGAGTGCATCTGATGTAGATGTTGAACAAGCCAAAAGCTCCGATTTCTCCCTTTCTTGGGTGCGATCGCTTTTTGGATTAGGGGGCATTCATAAAGCAGATGGTCGGCGATCGCGCTAA
- the thrC gene encoding threonine synthase, protein MTQATQSTTATFTALKCKECGTEYELKATHVCEFCFGPLEVTYDYDVLRRTVTRESIQAGPNSIWRYRSFLPVATEKPIDVGTGMTPLVKANRLARRLGIKNLYIKNDAVNMPTLSFKDRVVSVALTRAQELGFTTVSCASTGNLANSTAAIAAYAGLDCCVFIPADLEAGKVLGTLIYGPTVMAVQGNYDQVNRLCCEVANTQGWGFVNINLRPYYSEGSKTLGYEVAEQLGWKLPDHIVAPLASGSLFTKIYKGFQEFINVGLVADKSVRFSGAQAEGCSPIAQAHREGRDFVTPVKPNTIAKSIAIGNPADGVYALEVAKKTGGNIESVNDTEIVEGIKLLAETEGIFTETAGGTTIAVLKKLVEAGKIDPEETTVVYITGNGLKTQEAVQGYIGEPLTIEAKLDSFERALERSRTLERLDWQQVLV, encoded by the coding sequence ATGACCCAGGCAACCCAGTCAACAACGGCAACCTTTACGGCACTGAAGTGTAAAGAATGCGGCACCGAATACGAACTCAAGGCAACTCATGTCTGTGAGTTTTGTTTTGGCCCGCTGGAAGTAACCTACGACTACGATGTTCTGCGCCGCACCGTCACTCGTGAAAGCATTCAGGCAGGGCCTAACTCAATTTGGCGCTATCGTTCCTTCTTGCCCGTCGCCACAGAAAAGCCGATTGACGTGGGAACTGGCATGACACCACTGGTAAAAGCCAATCGCTTAGCTCGCCGTCTAGGTATTAAAAATCTTTATATTAAAAATGATGCCGTCAATATGCCCACCCTGAGCTTTAAAGATCGGGTGGTATCGGTCGCTTTAACAAGAGCGCAGGAATTAGGATTTACGACGGTATCCTGCGCCAGTACGGGTAATTTAGCGAATTCTACAGCAGCGATCGCGGCCTACGCCGGTTTAGACTGCTGCGTCTTCATCCCCGCCGACCTGGAAGCCGGTAAAGTTCTAGGTACACTCATCTACGGTCCCACCGTCATGGCAGTTCAGGGCAACTACGACCAAGTGAACCGCCTCTGCTGCGAAGTTGCTAATACCCAAGGTTGGGGATTTGTCAATATTAACCTCCGTCCCTACTACTCGGAAGGTTCAAAAACCCTCGGCTACGAAGTAGCAGAACAGCTAGGCTGGAAACTGCCGGATCATATCGTCGCTCCTTTGGCATCTGGCTCTCTGTTCACCAAAATCTACAAAGGATTCCAAGAATTTATCAACGTTGGACTGGTAGCTGATAAGAGCGTCCGTTTTAGCGGTGCCCAAGCTGAAGGTTGTTCCCCCATTGCCCAAGCTCATCGGGAAGGGCGCGACTTCGTAACCCCCGTGAAGCCGAATACAATTGCTAAATCAATTGCGATTGGCAACCCAGCAGACGGAGTTTATGCGCTGGAAGTCGCCAAGAAAACCGGCGGTAACATTGAATCAGTCAACGATACTGAAATTGTTGAAGGCATCAAGCTATTAGCTGAAACCGAAGGCATCTTTACCGAAACCGCTGGTGGCACCACCATCGCCGTGCTGAAAAAATTGGTAGAAGCGGGTAAAATTGATCCCGAAGAAACGACCGTTGTTTACATTACCGGCAACGGACTGAAAACCCAAGAAGCGGTGCAAGGATACATCGGGGAACCCCTGACAATTGAGGCGAAGCTGGATAGTTTCGAGCGGGCATTAGAGCGCTCTCGGACACTCGAACGCCTCGACTGGCAGCAAGTTCTGGTTTAA
- a CDS encoding NB-ARC domain-containing protein, producing the protein MAGSLRASARGLESVDKARKRKGWTKTMTVSWWQGALTTQATLKRFWQKKPIHQETFINICQAVGIGNWKEIVDSGAVEEAEAREMPILDWGEAPDVSGFYGRTEELAVLEKWIVADSCHLVTLFGMGGIGKTALSVMLAEQIQNEFDYFIWRSLRSAPSVEDLIADLLRCLSNEQSTNLPKDIGRRISQLIESLRSPKGTNPSTGSHRCLLILDEVETILGAGQATGYYREGYEGYGELFRRVGRERHNSCLMLIGREQPNEIALIQGETPSVRSLLLSDLNDTDAWQIFRAKGLSDENHWKSLFQIYRGNPLILNIIASYIKDSFAGKVSDFLKLETIFLGDIHLILDTSWQRLSNFQKEIMFKLAANLNPSSIFKLKEEINLTVSTSEIMEAIQALERRSLIEKQIEGNEVIYTLQPVVRRYAKRKITKRTVEQ; encoded by the coding sequence ATGGCGGGGTCTCTCAGAGCATCTGCACGGGGACTAGAAAGCGTTGATAAAGCCCGAAAAAGGAAAGGTTGGACAAAAACAATGACCGTTTCTTGGTGGCAGGGTGCCCTAACGACCCAGGCAACCTTGAAACGGTTTTGGCAGAAAAAACCCATTCACCAAGAGACCTTTATTAATATTTGCCAAGCTGTCGGGATCGGCAACTGGAAGGAAATTGTTGATTCAGGTGCCGTTGAAGAAGCAGAAGCGCGTGAAATGCCCATACTCGATTGGGGTGAAGCGCCTGATGTCTCTGGTTTCTATGGGCGCACAGAAGAACTGGCTGTGCTTGAGAAATGGATTGTCGCTGATAGTTGCCACCTAGTAACGTTGTTCGGCATGGGGGGAATTGGTAAAACAGCGCTATCCGTGATGCTAGCCGAGCAAATTCAGAATGAATTTGATTATTTCATCTGGCGATCGCTCCGTTCTGCCCCATCAGTCGAAGACCTGATCGCAGACTTGCTCCGATGCCTCTCCAACGAGCAATCAACCAATTTACCAAAAGATATTGGTCGCCGAATCTCTCAGCTAATTGAGTCTTTGCGATCTCCCAAAGGAACAAACCCTTCCACAGGTTCCCATCGATGTCTGCTGATTTTGGATGAAGTCGAAACGATTCTAGGTGCTGGTCAAGCAACTGGGTATTATCGAGAAGGGTATGAAGGCTATGGCGAACTATTCAGACGAGTGGGAAGAGAGCGCCACAACAGCTGCTTAATGCTAATCGGTCGAGAGCAACCGAATGAAATTGCATTAATCCAGGGAGAAACTCCAAGCGTTCGTTCATTACTGCTGTCCGATCTCAATGATACAGACGCTTGGCAAATATTTAGAGCCAAAGGTTTGTCAGACGAGAACCACTGGAAAAGTCTTTTTCAAATCTATCGAGGGAATCCCTTAATCTTAAATATTATTGCCAGTTATATAAAAGACTCATTTGCTGGTAAAGTTTCTGATTTCTTAAAGCTAGAAACAATATTTTTAGGCGATATTCATCTAATTTTAGATACTTCCTGGCAACGGCTATCAAATTTTCAAAAAGAAATTATGTTTAAGTTAGCCGCTAATCTCAACCCCAGCTCTATCTTTAAATTAAAAGAAGAAATCAATCTAACGGTTTCGACTTCTGAAATCATGGAAGCGATTCAAGCATTAGAACGTCGTTCGTTGATAGAAAAGCAAATCGAAGGGAATGAAGTTATTTATACCCTTCAGCCAGTTGTGAGAAGGTATGCTAAAAGAAAAATTACTAAGCGAACGGTTGAACAATAA